GGGCTCTGGTTCTTTGTAGTGTCTGGAAGGCCCCTCTCACCTCTCACCTGTGACCCCTGTCAGAGATAATCTAATGTCATTGCCACAGAGGCCACTCCCAAATCCATTCAATCCGGCCAATGGCGGCTCGCCTCCCCACCGGGAGCGGTGAGCATTGGCTCTGACGGGGTGGGGATGGAGCGGAGGGATGAAGGATTCCTGACAGGACGATAGAAGGTGTGGAGGACGTCGATGGTTCACATCAAAAATCTGTTTCCTccagaaaaacaattttaaaaaataataatttattgatcTCAGACTTATTCTACTACGGTCTGTCGGATCTTATTGATTTCTATGCAAATATTTTGTAGTGCAGATTTAAATATACCCTTATAATCATTATAAGGGTATATAATGACGGATATCTTGATAGTTTTACAATTTCCACTGAACATCGTACCTTTTGGGGCGCTGCTGTCCATCGGCGCCGCCGTTGATGCCGTTCTTCACCAGCGTGAGAAAGTGGGACATTGTGGTCCAGAGCAGCGGCTGGACGGGCCGACCGCACGGGGGCTGGATGGAGTGGATTCTCCCCATCTCTGCCGCGATCAATCTGTGGACGCGACGTGTTCAGATGAGCCCGGCTGACGCTGGGATTGCACAAACAACCATTATCAGAGTCGAAACACAACTCCCCTTCCATTTAGCACTCTTATCTTGCATttctcctattttttttttgttacatctATGACCTTTTGACCTCTTGAGTGCTCATTCTCCAGGCGTCTCTGTGCCGATGTTCAGTTTGGTGGGTATTCCCGGCTGCAGACGGGGTGATGGATGCGTGTCGCGGCCCTGGCCACTCAGCCTTGCTCGGCTGTGTTGTGTCCTACCGTCCCGGCGAGAGAAGGATGACGCTGGCCTCTCGCCACGAGGGCTGATGAATGAAACGCAGGGCACGGCGAAACAACATCGCTCAACGTAAAACACAACTGAAgggaaatatttcttttttctaaaaaacTCCTCATCAGCACAATCAGAACTAACGTGAAACACGACCTTCAGCAAAACCCTCTGACGGATTCGTGAGAAAACAAACGCTCAAGGTTTCACATCGGGATTCAACAGTTTGACCGCCAGAAGGGACCAAACTTTACGTCTGACTCCTAACTAATGATGAAATCACTTTTTCCCCTTTACTTCAAAGTTGTATTAACTTCCTAGCATTAAAATTGAACTTGATTAGAATAAACTGCTCGAGACGAACCATCTTTTCCTCAAGAAGAAAATACAGGTTGACGTCGAAAGTCTGAATTAAGCTGAATTAATTACTGAACTTAATTTATGAATggattttaataatatttgattaACATTAGTCTATTTTAGTCTTACAaacaaggatttatttttttttataaagaaaaagtacataaaaaaacattaccgtctcgtcttcagccgttTCTTCCACATCGTGGGTCAGGGGGGTTGCCACTTGCTAGTAATactatattatatgtttttatgcTTATTTATTTGTACATTAACGGTTTACCAGTGATTTTATTATTCTAATATTTGTGGAAGACAGAcataaagtggagtaaaattacctgaacttgatttttatttttccatgcatttttttaaaaaaacctacaTGGAaggtgcgccctcgttcctcgcgggtaatgcgttccagaaaccaaacgcaattaacgaattccacagacgagcgacaaactatttcttattatttctgtaatttaaacgtttatgaaccctccccatactgatattaaaccacctccatctgtattaccttttcctacactctgatAAGACTGTTTAgagcacttttatgtctcacagaagtccgagactaacggaatgtagcgcacttctggatccGTGGATCAAAAAACACCTGGGTGACTAggtgttctatttttttgtgaatgtgtatTTGTGAAAGCTGCTTCCAGACACCTGTAGGTGGGGGGCTGCCGCAGCAGGTCGTCGTCCAGAACCCGTCCTCGGACAAACTCGTAGCAGATGCCGTTCAGGAAGCTGCAGTAGATCTGGGGGCCACACCCGTGGGCGTGGAGGACCTGGAAGATCTCCACCTCACGGTCCCTGTTCACAAACAGCTCCGTCATTTTGCCGTACAGTCGGACCAGAACGCAGCCCGGGTCCTGGATGGAGCCCacgaagcagccaatcagctggtTGGTGATTCCCTCCGTGAAAGTCTGCCGCAAGAAGAAAGGTGGCGTTCAGgtgacaggtaaaaaaaaagtcaaacggTAGCATGAGAGCACGTCAAGGACGCTGCTAACGGCCACACCGGTGATGCTAACGGTCACACCGGTGCCGCCATGCATGTGGACCCAACCGGACCGCAGCGACCCGGGTGTTTGCCTGCAGAGACCTCATTGGACATTTGTTGTCCTTCACCAGTTTCTCACAGTCTGTCATTCTCCTCCGTGGGCGACCCGACTTCTGGGGCGCTGCCGGCAGACCCACATTTTCCCATCTAGATGGAAAGTGGGCAAACACGACCACGTTGACATCTGATCAAGAATTTATATGgtaggtgggggttggggggggtggaTGTTCTTCAGCGGCTTTGTTTTCACACTCCTATTGTTCCACGGTGACAgacttgttgtttgtttctatgccTGGATTTGTAGGATATTATTAtcaagtcattttttattttgaaggcaaagaatttgaaaaaaaaaaaagctgtaagatttgttaataaatcagTTTATTGATTGATCCGTGTCCATTTGTTCCCAGGATTAAAGATCACTGAATGGTTTTACATGAAATTTGAAAGTTATTTAAAAGGAAGAGCAACAAATCAAGACATCAGTCCTCCAATCCATCGTCACAATGAAGTGTTGGGATCGGAGGAGAAACATCTACTCCTCTGTGTACATTAGAGCACCCGGCGTCGATGGGGAGGTCAGCCACCCTGTGTGCGCTCACctaacaaacagaaaacccaTTTCTCTGAAAGATTGGACCTTGTGTTTGCTCATGGGACCAGAATTCTGTCCCACATTCTGTCACAACAACAGACCAACAATGATTTTATTGATCGTCGTGATATTTAATCTTCAGACATTGACGACTCGATCACTTGCCTTCATCTGAATATCCTGGGACTTCCACTCAGGACGGATTCTCCTCAGGAGAACCAGGATCCCCTGGAGAGGTTCCAGCTCATCGATGTGAACATCCACATGGAGGAGCTGACTTCCAGCACTGACTGACCCGCGCTCCATTTCCCACAAAGGAAAGATCTTTGAAAGAACAACTTCATAAAACCCAACGAAGCGGGCAGAAAAGCCTCGAACGGCGGCGGAGCGCTGAGATCTGATCGGATTGGccgttagtggtgtgtgtgtgtctgtggagtgACTCCACAGTCCACCTGGCTTATCAGGGCCAGCGTTCCTCTGGACATCTTCAACGCGCCGCTGCAGAGCTTACATATTAACCACGGGCGGCCGGAGCGCCGCTGCAGGCGTGTTCTCTACCAGCAGCGTCACTGTGAGAACCAAACATGACGCCTTGAGGCTCCGTCAATCATTTATCGATGATGgccttcttcttgtcctttggTCGTGTCCCGTTAGGGTTCTCCACAGCGCCTTGTCCTCCTCCATGTCAgcctctcttcttcatcctcctttctaacaccaactgcctaaacctaaccctaaccttctctctggtcttcctctttcctggtagctccatcctcatcaccaatAATCCTCACCATCTCCcctctggaccaatcacagtctgctctctctctaaatttgtctccagaacatctcacctcgGCTGTTCCTCTGACAAACTCATTTCTGGTCCCTCCTAGAGAACCtgaacatcttcatttcctccacatccagctctacttcctgtcttcctttcCTATcttctaatccgtccatcatggcagtcttcaccactgtctctaactTGTCCATCAAATTATTGACGATTGCATATTGACCATAAACTGAACACCAGGATAAAAAACAcgtaaagaattttttttgctttgcttgAAAATGAATCGTCCGTATTTCGTCTTCCTTCCCACTGTCCCAGTCTGAATTCTAAACACCCCAACAGTCCCATGGAACTGGAAGCCACGGTTTACTCCGACGTCCAATCGGGCTAGAAAGTGGCCACGCGACAACAATCGACGCAATGAGGCGACTTTTGATCCTGTAAATCATTTTCAGATGATTTGGCTTCTGTGCGCCGGGTGGGATTCCAAATGGGCGGAGTCTATTGTTTAACGCCAGAACGCTGGTCACCCGCGGGACGCTTTTCAACATGGTGGGATTAGTGGGTTCAAACGCGAGCCTTCATGCAATGCCGTGGAACATTTCACCATGATCGctctgtaaacacaaaatgaatttcATAAACACTGGAGCCGCATGTTTTCAGTCTGTTAAATTATTTAGATGTTGGGCCAATGTTTACCATTTTACATCATTACAGTAATTGCCTAGAAGTCACGAATGTGGTGATCGTCTTGAACCGAATACTTTTGCAAGCTTTTAGACGCAAATTAAATTCACTTGCCATCAAAGAGCGTCTCATCATCAAAGACGTTGTGTTTTTGAAGCAGAGATGAGTGTctggattaaaaatgtaaggGTCAGGCGGTAGAATGGAGGAGTGGAGTCAGTGTTCGTGGCTCATGTTCCTCTCTAAAGCTTCGCTGAACAACAGAAGCCGATGAAACACAAGCATCTCCACGTGTGACACCTTTCAGACATTCTCCTACTCTGTCTGGCTCCTCTTTGTTTCTGTCCCTCTCGATTGTTAATGTTGGAGACTGTAGACATTAACATTTGGGCTTTTGAGCCTtgaaaattaatcatttatgtATGAACCAGCAGTTGTGGAAAAGACAGCATGAAAGAGGAACAAAACTGAGTTAATGCTGCTGGAGTTTCTCTTGACTTCTTGACATTTCCTAGACTATGGATCTTTTTCACTGAAGCAATTAAAGCTGTAGATGCAGCGACACCTATTCAACCAAATGtagagcagaagaggaagaatagGAGACAGAAGAGGAGTAGATGATTGCATTACTCACAGATTAGACTTTCTGGCTCATAAATGATCATCTGTCCTGCCGTCACATGACGGTAAATCCTTTCAAACGCCAACGTGGGAGGATGGGACGGCTTGGTTCTAGTTCTAGTTTCAGTTTAGATGCTGTTAAATTGGATTTTCATAGATAATTTAGGATTAATAATCTAGATTCAGATGAGAACAGAGAAGGAAACAGTTTGTTGGGTTTCAAAAAAAGATCATAAGTCTGTGAGGTCACATCAAAAACAATCGTGGATAGTCGAGGAATTTAAAGCAACACATCCTGAAGAAGCTCTGAAGAACTCTTGTTCAAGGAAAGGCTGCATTCTTTCCATTCTTGATGCCGACAGAGGATTCAGATTTCAACCAAATGAGGTTTTTAGAGAATTAAAAAACCACCTGATGGATTGTAATGAAACGCCAGGAAGAACCCAGCCCGGTGGAGCGGAGTGGTTTACCTGATGAAGTGTCGCGTTAATGGAATCAATGCGACGATGAGACGTCAATGTCTATGTACACATTTCGTGTTGTCTCCACACAATCACATTGTCGAGCCTGGTTTTATGACGTTTCCAaaaggttttgttgttttttttaaaaagaagggATTTCATATCCCCTAAGAGAACATTTTGAGAATTGTATACGTGAAACCACTTCATCAACTGGCTTAACACTCCAATGAATGTGTCCTTCACAGTGCACCACtttattcaaaacaaaatacCTGGCTCCTTTCTTCCCCAGGCTCGCTGtctttcagaaaatgaaaaagaaaattcccTTTTATTACAAGGCAAACAGTTGTTGGTGTCCTTTATCAAACGGCTCTATTAAGAGAAACAGACTGAGCGCTATGCAGACATTTAACCTTTTATATAGTCTCACAATTGGGGCTGTCAAGGTCTTTCATTTGTGAAGTTCCTGCAGAAAAATCAGGGAGCTTGGACTCATTACATTTACcggtacagtatatttatattccAGCTCCAATCAAAAGTAGTCGATACGCCGTCCCTATGCATTTTCTCCTGAGCCCTGCCTCCCCACTATAATTTCCACCGACATTTGTGTGCAAATGCAGTAATAGACACATTTATCACATCAAAGGGGattcaattttcttttcaatcatCCGGCGGTATGAATAGCACCACATCCTCTGTGGCCAACAATGACGGGCCATTACTGCGAGCTGAAGGATGACTTGGCCTTCTCGGCACATTCAAAAGGGAAAGTGTGACAAACTGTTTGCCAACATTTGTTCCAGGTAAATGGAGACGCTTTCAGACAGGTTAATATCCAATTTGATTGTCAGAGAGAAACGTTCTTGTAGTGGGGCTGCGGTAATCACCGGGCGTAGACTCCATCCTCCCACCACTGGTAAAGCCCCCGGTAGTCCGTTCCACGCTTTAACACCAGTGCCTCACACCGGGTCCCACACTTTAACACCAGCGTCTCACTGTTTAAACACTTTAACTCCAGATTTCCATCATTTCTGAtttctttctgatctggttctgagcgatgttttatttaaatgagtggattctctcctccacatctgtctgagtccctcttgacgcttgtggagatgcttgcctcggtcacatgactaccgtcttaaaggggccgctccggctgctaacacaaaataaattggCGCTAAagtgaaactcccaagctagcagaaccaacaagaaacaaaagttAGTGTGACGCTAGgtggacgctgctaataaagttgatttaaactggattcacctttattattatggttagaataaaacagtttaatgctggtttattgttttattgttttacatttatcCTCCACACCTTAAAGAACGGTCCGTGCAAATATTTCCAAAGGTTTAACCGGTCTCTGGAGTAAAACACAGCTGGGGGCCGCCAGTTTAAACGATGCTCACTGCAGCAGATCATTGATCTCATCTAATCAATCTAAACgtttcatcacctcctccttttccaccactttaaaataatgttggtttttttcctcttgcattaaaaacaacatgtgGAAAATCAGGAGGATCCAGAATCCTGGTGGTTCCAGAGCTCTACTGCTCTACTCAAACCCATCACCTAAAGAGCGTCGGCCCGACACGCCCTCTCAGCCGTctcctgtgtttcctgtcatcTCCTGCCCCAGCTTCTACTGGGACCCTCGCTGCCAAACCACCCAAGCCACAGCTGGTGAGGTCATACATGCAAGCAGCGCCAGACGGGCCCCTGAAGGGCCCGATACGTACCCACTACCAGCAAGCCCATCTTGGCAGGTTAAGCTCAAACATGGTAATGCTAACTgaagcgttagcattagcgttgATGGCTGATTATTTTATATGAAATACAGCTCGTGGATCCGGCGCTACACGATGGAGCCGTCCTCCATTTAACATGCGGCGCGTCGGATCGGGCCTCTGACCTTGGCTCGGAGGCGGCTCGCATCATTTcatgttgaaataaaaagagactGCCTGCAATTACAGCGTGTTAATTACAGATTCACTTTCATCGGCTGCAAAATCACAGATTGGCCCTCAGTACTGCTGCTGGGTCTCTTttaatggtggggggggggtacagtaCTGTACTAGATCCGTCTGGTTCTgcatctcctcatcctcacctgttTGGTACCGGCACCGGGATCGTTTTATCTCTGACagatgaaggaaagaaaagggcTGAATATGTGAAGGAATTCATGCTAATGATGGAAggtcatccacacacacacacacacatacacacacacacacacacacacacgttaaaatCAAGCCTGTCATCCCAATCCTTCACTGTTTCAACAGAGAATAAAATTAGTCCTGGTTTTATCAGTTACTTATGACAGCAgtagaggaggatgaagggtctcacacacacacacacacacacacacacacacacacacacacacacacacacacacacacacacacacacattggtgtACCCAAACAGTGGTTACATGAGGTCACCAACATCCCAATGTCCATATTTACTTTACTGGTTTGAAAAAGTTGCAGGAATCGTTCGTCCATTCAGttcatttggggttttttaattaaaactctgtactgtgtgtgtgtgtgtgtgtgtgtgtgtgtgtgtgtgtgtgtgtgtgtgtgtgtgtgtgtgtgtgtgtgtgtgtgtgtgtgtgtgtgtgtgtgtgtgtgtgtgtgtgtgtgtgtgtgtgtgtgtgtgtgtgtgtgtgtgtggtgggggctTAAAATATACACACCCCAGAGACCAGAAACTGTTTTTTCAAATCGAACACAGTgtcttggacacacacacacacacacacacacacacacacacacatgcacacacacttgctaCCGTCAGCAACCACAGAGGGcgctgcaggaaaacaaacacatcacacacaaggGTCACAGCTGGATAGACAATCAACACAAAccatctgagtgtgtgtgtgtgtgtgtgtgtgtgtgtgtgtgtgtgtgtgtgtgtgtgtgtgtgtgtgtgttgtgtgtgtgtgtgtgtgtgtgtttgtgtgtgtatgttgttcAGGGATCAGCGAATAAGATTGAAGATCAATTCTAATCACTTTGACGCAGATCAATGTTTTCATGAAATCACTGATCTGATTGGTTCTAACCTATTAAATGTAGTAAAATTAACCGAGAAAACTACCTGCTAAAATATGAGTAATAAATCAAATACGTTTAATAATAAATTCTGAGGATATTTGTGAAATCTTATAATAAATTGGTTCAATCTAGAAAATTGAAGGCTaagatatagaaaaaaaaaccaaatgaatCTCAGGTTTCCAAATGTaagaatttaaatgtaaatactgaACAATTTACAGTGAAAATGAAGAGTGACAGCAGGTTTGAGACGCTTTTCAAAGGTTATACCAGGAAGAAATTCAATCAACACATTTGTTGTGCTTCAAGGATGCAGCACATGCAGCATGTTTTAAGAAACGCCGAGAAAGAAAAGTGTGATCCTCTCTAGGCGGGGATGGGGTGAATTGTGTCAACCCGGCTTTATTTAGACACCACTTTACAGCAGAGCTacactaaaattaaaatatatattcattttaaacaatGCATATCCAAATCAAGCAATAAAATCTGGACCGTTTTCATGCAGGTGAGGTGGCAGCATGGGTTTAAATCTCATTTATCTAAAGAAAACAGTAATGGAGCTCATCTCTACACTGCCCCCCGCTGGTCGGAGGACTGCAGGTGCAGCTCAGCAGCGATCCGGATCAAAAACGTTGGCATTGATTTCACCATGCGTTGCATTtggatgtgtttctgttttatttgttcagttaaatatcgaccaatcgcaaacaacAAAGGTAAAGTTAAGGGTTTGCAGTTCATGACAGAACTTTTAGAGACTATAATTAATGGCATCGCTGAGGGTCCTTGAGCGTTTGAAGGTACAAACATGATCATATAAAAAGATGTTCAAGGCGCTTTTTCCTCTGTTGGAATTACCCCAATCCTTACAGAGCAGTAGTTGCCCCCGCACCCCCACCCGACACACAACTGAATGATAAAATacaaactgaataaaaacaccGTTTGAAAGGAACAATTTGAGAGCCCAAGTGTGGGCTCTCAAATTTTAATCATCACTTTGCatgaatttgtttcttttcccaCATTCACGCCGCTCTCCACTGCACGCCATGCTGGAGAGTATTTTCAAATACTTTAAAAGacttaaaatgttcattttctgtctctAAAAACGAATCATTATCCTTTACTTTGCgtgtgtgaaaaataatttgcagCCCTGAATGTGCTGAACATCTGATCAAGGTCGTGCATCGTGGGACAAAAAGGAGCTGTGGAGCAGAGCGTTTATTTGACCCACTGCGAGCAACCTCCTGCTGTCCTGCCTTCCACAAACAAATTAAGGTGCATTCAGGCAACAATGAGCAGAATCGTAGATATCCATTAGCATTTCTgtccaacacaaaaaaagaaacaggttttgttttacGCTGAAGGTCTGCGAACATTTACTGCACACAATGTCCCGCTGGCTTCGCACAATTCCACACGCAGAGGCCTCATTTGACAGTTAAGGGATGTACTACCACGAGCTTCTATTTGTATATTAGCAAATATTAAGATAATGAATGGATATTTAGTGGGAAAGCATTCCTGACGAGAAAAAAGGCCCAGAGAGCCCAAGAACCTCAAAGCTGTAGTTTTCCTAccaaccagcagggggcagctcCACCAGCTTCTAGTACTTCTTCATGCACGTTTAAGGCAAAATAACTCCTTTTCTTCATTAAGATCCCTTAAAGAGTAAAATAGGAGACTAAGCATCGAGGTTTCACCATAAAGTTGAGAAAAGCATACAACTCCCAAAGTGCATTGCAGTCAGAAGCACGAGGcttcttaaaattaaaattattacatGGTAATTTCACAATTACCACACTTCACAGGctaatttttttccttctcaatTCTGGGTCAGTTTTCATTTCCAGGCAAAGACCTCAGATGATTCTAGGAAATCCTTccaaactgacaaaaacataaTTCATAATATCATTGGCCACGATATAAACCAATAAAttatcagaattaaaaataccTCTGAGAAGAGCAGCTTCGGGAAAacattgaaaacacatttgAGCCATATTTTagacaagaaaacatttttaaagcacatttttttcctcatctttaagttattaattaatcaattaattaattcacCAAAAATTATCAGCCAGAAAAATCCAATCGGAAGAAAGGGAACACCTCCGGGACTTTGTTTTAACACACAGCCAACAGGAATTCTTGGATGTTTGGTTTTTGAGCCGGATAATTCCTTAAATATTCCGCTCTTGAATTGACGTCATTGCTGTTGACGTCATTGCtcgaagcaaaaaaaaaaaccgtgtGTTTATTTACTCACCGACCAACGTGACGAACAACCAACACATTTCCTCCTGCTGTCTAACGGAAACGTAATTAGATGCTAACAgctaatttattttcttctttaaagcgcttcctcttcctcttcttcttctactacgCTTTACCAGGTGGGCGTCTTCATTTCGTTTTGACATAGCGCCCCCGGAGGTCAGCGGAGTAACGACAGATCGACGCCAAAAACTATTAGAAGCGCAGCTCGACTGTTTGAGGTTTTTAAATGAGTAATAATCACctgtaaaactaaaataatcaAGAATGTTGTCTATTCGACAAATAATTATAGATTTTAACTGGAATTTTTTATGTCAGGCAAAAGTTtaaacacagcagcaaataaaaaataagtaaagtttatttgttatttatgttatttgtgttgtctttgttatttatgtttgaGCAGTAtgaagacacacatacacaccagaaTAGGAGTGTCTTCATGTGTAATGCATGTCGCCTGCAGAGTAAAGATGTGtgaccttcacacacacacacacacacacacacacacacacacacacacacacacacacacacacacacacacacacacacacacacacacacacacacacacacacacacacattcaccctCGAATGACTTTGACCAAACGTTGCAGATTTTAGTAAAACCCAGGGAACTGGACCAGAAACATCAGGAAGCAGGACCACCACTGCAGTTGTTATGCCattattacttatttttttcattatcacGTTTATATCTACTAATCCAGGCCTGTGTGAGTTTATTTAAACctgttttgtagttttttgCTTCCACAATGTctgctgcagacaaacaggTCTGACATCACCACTGAGAGAAACAAGCTTCTCCTGTTCtgagtttttttctctctttgaatAAGTGCTTCTGAAGCGCTTCAATAGACCCGCAGAGAacgaaagaaggaaagaaaggaagagcactcttcttcttcagagCTCTTTGATTTGGGTTTAGTGAAAACAGCACTTTTCAGGTCTTAAAGAAAAGAATCtaactttttaattttggtcACATTTCATTCTAATTGGTGAGTTTTACAAATGTAACGTATAATGCACCAACTTTTGAAAGCATTTTCAAAGTCAGAcgtttcttttacattttctgaaatgaaaggagacagacagagaatgttttattttattttttttaaaaaaggccatAAAAGCAAAATCGgtacaaataaattaacaataaaatatatttctttttttcacaaaacgTGTGTGATTGATGTTTGGAGATGTGAAGATGTGAAACAACTCAAACTTTATTATGGTTCTGACTTTTATTTGTGCATCAAAACTCTTTGTCACATGagccagattttttttgtcataattgTTCTTTATTAAACTCCGGCTGGTCGACATGCAGCATGTCATGGGGGAAAATAGTAGATGAGGACATagtcaaaacaatattttgtattCCTGTAAAaggagttttaaaaaatgactctCTAAAGTCAAATCCTGCTTTTACATGATTAAATAAACCCCAATAATCCATTAATAAACAAAAGCACATGTTACTGCATCCTTTTCAGAGTCTGATTACATGAAAATGGGCGAGAGGAAAAAATCCAAGAGCTTGGAAAGCGAGAAAAACTCAAAAAGTCAGTTGGTTGTTGGCATCATGATGGTCGAACCAAAGCAGTATCAAAGGAACCGATGTTTTTAGGCTGTCTGTTTAGTTCTCCTCTGTGTCGATACATATTTCATCGGGTCTCAACAAAGTGAGGCAGGAGCATATTCTATCACAAAGGGCTGTGAACACAGTCCCACACGACGCACACACCAAGCAGCACAATTGTCTCTGCGCCGGGTCGGAGTAACAAGTCCAGGCGCAGCAGAAGTGCCCTCAGGTGAAAAAGAAGCTGCACAGAAAGCAAGAAGACTCGATTGTCTCTCCAAGGAGAGGAAGGccgatggaggaaaaaaaaaacaacctgagaGTGTTTTCATCAGAGAGAGGACAACACAAAGGACAAGTTGTGCAGACGCGCTGCTGGTCGTGTCCCAATCAATCCGATGGAACTCTTGCAGATGTAACCCTCATCAAGGCCAGAAACGGATTGTAGAAAGTTGAAATTCTGATgaaataaagttgttgttttttttcataattcatAACTGACATATTCTTTCCAAAGAAATCCAGAGATTATCCAGGATCCTCTGATAGATTCGGACCCTATTCTGGTTCTTTCTCGTGTCTGGTGACTCG
This region of Antennarius striatus isolate MH-2024 chromosome 4, ASM4005453v1, whole genome shotgun sequence genomic DNA includes:
- the zgc:113516 gene encoding ethanolamine kinase 2, with the protein product MERGSVSAGSQLLHVDVHIDELEPLQGILVLLRRIRPEWKSQDIQMKTFTEGITNQLIGCFVGSIQDPGCVLVRLYGKMTELFVNRDREVEIFQVLHAHGCGPQIYCSFLNGICYEFVRGRVLDDDLLRQPPTYRLIAAEMGRIHSIQPPCGRPVQPLLWTTMSHFLTLVKNGINGGADGQQRPKSTALQEVPSVETLSAELDALKNHLSRIDSPTVLCHNDLLTKNIIYNQEEGIVRFIDYEYADFNYQAFDIGNHFNEFAGVNDVNYSLYPSKELQRDWLMAYLESWKRSSGRDAIVTEAEVTRLHVHACKFSLASNFLWGLWAILQSRYSSIDFDFHRYAAARLGHYFLKKEEYFGLTL